The following are encoded in a window of Capsicum annuum cultivar UCD-10X-F1 unplaced genomic scaffold, UCD10Xv1.1 ctg81348, whole genome shotgun sequence genomic DNA:
- the LOC107847484 gene encoding ABC transporter G family member 28, translating to MSSLAYFLAKDMIDHINTIVRPAVYLSMFYFFNNPRSSILDNYLILLCVVYCVTGIAYALAIYFEPGQAQLWSVLLPVVLTLVASKDGVFTAIVGDYIYSKWALEAFIIANAKRYSGVWLITRCGVLRKKGYTLDHWYPCLLKLILLGAASRCVAFLLLITFQKK from the exons ATGAGCAGTTTGGCATACTTTCTGGCCAAGGATATGATTGATCATATCAATACTATTGTAAGGCCTGCAGTTTATCTCTCAATGTTCTACTTCTTCAACAATCCAAGATCTTCAATTTTGGATAATTATCTCATCTTGCTTTGTGTCGTCTATTGTGTTACTGGGATAGCTTATGCACTTGCCATCTACTTTGAACCTGGTCAAGCTCAACTG TGGTCGGTGTTGCTACCAGTTGTCTTGACCCTCGTAGCAAGCAAGGACGGTGTGTTCACTGCGATAGTAGGAGATTATATCTATTCAAAGTGGGCCTTGGAAGCATTTATAATTGCAAATGCTAAAAG GTACTCTGGGGTCTGGCTGATCACAAGATGTGGTGTACTAAGGAAAAAAGGCTACACGCTTGATCATTGGTACCCTTGCTTACTAAAACTCATCCTTCTCGGTGCTGCCAGTCGCTGCGTAGCATTTTTGTTATTGATAACTTtccagaaaaaataa